The genomic stretch ACCATCAACTTGCCAAATAGGCATCGCCGCTCAGCAGGATTTCGTCCTTCCGCTGTGGATAAACGCGGAGAGAACGCCAGGGGCACATGGGATGCCAGAGGCTTCCTCAAAGTCCTGCATAAGCCTCGAGGATCTTCGGCCCCGGCAGACTTTACTAGCCATCCATCAGCCTCCTGTTTATGAATCAGGCCGACGGCCACCTGGAAGCTGAAGCATTCGttggccagcttcatcctTTTCCCAGTCTAGCGTCAGCCAGCTAGCCAAGGAACACGACCAGCTGGGTCTCATCCCACGAGGCCCTACGCTTTGCGCAGGGCGTTCCGACATGGATGGCTTCTCTTTGTCTAGGCAAGCAAGCATACAGCTGTCTACCAAAGCTGGGGCGAGCTATGCCTGGCGCTTGCTGTTCACAAGGGAGGTCGTATCAAGCTATTGGGCCTACCTGGTTTACACAAAGGTGCCATACCAAAGCTAGCAATGCCTCGGTTGCCACCTGGTCGACCAAACATGAAAGCTCTCAAGCCGTTATGCCTTTCACTCAACCGGGCGCAGCGCGTTCTTGGTATAGTTTGCCCCGCGTGCGTCAGAACTTCCCAATGAGTCACTCGCTTGGAGAGCgcatcaagatggaggcCGCGGGCTGATTATCTTTCATCTAAAACCAGTCACCCTAGAGACACCACCCCTCGGTGCCTAAATGAGCTCGGAACTTATTAAAGGGCCGAGGTAGCGCATCCAGTCTCACGGTTTATGGATAGATTGAAGCTTCAAGAGGGAGCTCAAAGAAACAGGCAGTCAACAGTGGAGTCTTTACAACGAAACCAGCTCAGCCACTTAGCCAGCCACGACGGCTCCTCGCCACAGCTCCCCTGCCACAGCTCCCCTGTCATACTGTAGCTAACTTGCCACAAGCGCCCTGCCACACCACGTGACCGCAGGGCTGACTAATGACCAATGACCTGCTCTCTGGGCGGAGCTGAAGAGGGCCTTGTGCAAAACATTCATACCAGAATTTTCAGGCCATCATCCCGACCTCGAACTAAGAGTACCAGCATCGACAGCCGGCCAAGCTACAATTCCCAGGTCGCAGAAACCACAAGCCAACGGCCAGCTGCCGCTCTTTGCCCTGGAGGCCGCACCTCGAGCGCAGCCTCTGCGCCCTTGTCACCTGGAGCGCCACTATCGCCGAGTCTCCAGCACATCGTTGAGCTTAAAGTGCTGTGTCGTCACCCGAAACTCCAGCTAGGGTACATCTCCGACTTACACGCCACCATGAGCGTCGCATACGAGCCCCGATCCTTCATTCATGAGGGCGCCTATCCCCCCATAGGCGACGAGCATGACCATGCCGCCGAACAACGCTTCACAGACTCCGATGTTGCCGAGCACCTCAGCCATTATACCGCAGAAGCGTCCATGCTGCCGGATGACAGAGGCGTCATGGGGGACGAAAGAGATATCCtagttgatgacgatgctgtcgttcaagaagcagctcaacTAGACCTCGACACACCAGAGTTCTCATCGCCTCTCCAGGTTGCACTACatgcgccgccgctgccagatCCCATACACGAAAGCAAAGAGCTCCCACGAACCGACATGTCCTCTCCGTCATCGCGAATAAAGCCAATCATCAAGCCGGAGCGTGAAGTTCACAAGAAGTCGGATGGGAAATTCCACTGTCCTCTAGATGATTGTAAAGAGGAACTTCGTGCATTCTCGCGCAAATGCGAATGGAAGTACGTGAACCCCATCCCCCTCCCCCACTATCTGCCAAGTTCAAAACTAACGGCATACGCCCTATAGCAAGCACATGGACAAGCATGAACGTCCTTATCGCTGCCCGGCCGAAGGATGTGAAAATCTCCCTGGCTTCACATACTCTGGCGGTCTCCTCCGACATGAGCGAGAGGTTCATGGCAAGCACGGCGGCCCTAAGAACACTGTCAACTGTCCGCATCCCAACTGCAAGCGACATACTGGCAAAGGCTTCTCTCGACAGGAGAATCTTAACGAGCATCTTCGTCGAGTACATACCAACATGGATACATCGGCATCTCCTATTGAGGCCGCCGCCTCTCCTGACGACAATGAAAGCGAGAAATCTGGGACGAAGCGAAAACGCCGTCTAAGTAGCCAAGGTGGGGACGAGCTTTCTGATCTCCGCGAGGAGATCAAGCGGGTACGAGAGGAAAACGAGAGGCTCAAGTCCGAGGTGGACCAGCAACAAGAGCACTCTCTATCTATGATGGCGCAAATCGCGGAGCTGCAAGATGCGCTAAATCATAGCCTTAATCCTCATGGGCTCGGAGCCCCCACGGCACAGATGATTTAGGAGCCTCTATCCGATGCGCTTTGCTCCTCCTGCATAATGCATAATGTGGCAGATGAGACACCAGATTGCTATATGTCAACATGAATCCCATGAGACTCATAAAGCACACACTCCCCGCTCTGTATTTTTTACCCCCTTCATCTCAACTCTTCCCCTTTTCTCATTTTGACACACATATATCCCATCTTCCACAAAGACACAATTATATAATTCATAGACTtgtccccccccccttctctctcttctccttccccTTTTCACGATTCCCTCAATCTGCTGGAACGATCAATGGGATCAACTATCACCTATACAATGAACGCATATCAGGAGCTAAcgggtttcttttctttttcttttttcttttcttttcgtttctaCATTAGGGCGGGTGTCTCTGTTATTTAGAAGATGGACATTATTATCTTTTACATGTATTTCCCCCCAAGGCGTTTTACAGGGTATCAGGAACAGGGTGACAAGGGGGGAATACGGGCATCCACGATATCccaaggttttttttttaacgcTTTCGCTGCATTTGAAAGACTGGCTAAAGGTTGGGGTATTTGCCGGGGAAAACAGATCCTCCGGAAGGGCAGGCAAATGGACATGAATTTGTTAAAGGATGAACCGTGGAAGCAGGAGAGGTTCATCCTGTGTATAAGTGTTATACAGCGCtagttttctttttttctttcagaTTTTTTGTAACTTAGATTCACTCACCTCTACGTGGTACTGGACTTGGCACTGAAGACGAACCCCTTGCTTTGCAGTGGTTCAAATCGTTCATATATACCCATTTCTCTGTATTATATTCCCCCTGTTTTCAAGCAATCGTGATGATTTCATTGCCAAGTATTTAGTTTTGACAACCTGACCAATGAAGCTGTCAACTCAACCCCCAATAGAGGACACAATCATAGCTGATAGAAATCATTTGAATGATTGATGGGCTCCCAAAGCTTACAAAAATCTCACGtgtataatatatataccaaTCTCTGTTTCCCCTCCAAGCCGTACTCCTCCCAatgcaaacaaaaaaaaagaaacacaaagCACcaaagcgaaaaaaaaaaaaaaggccgacCCATCATCAGATAAAAACGCTTCAAAACAAATCATCCCATGAAAAAAATCCAAgagttttttcttcctcccatTGCTGCTCGTCATTctatatacacacacacgcaATACGATTTTCGTCAGCGCCGTCTCGAGATTTCCTTCCCCCTTCTCAACCATTGCTATTCCTTTAGCGGGCTCGTATGATGAATCTCTTTGTCCCCCCAACTCTATTGATTTTATCacatttccttcttttcccgAATCttccactttttttttttaaatcatACTCTTCTCCCCTCAAGACtggctctttgcttttccacAGTAACCTCAAACATGGCACCAAAAGACCTTACTCCTTTTGACTCTTTTAGAGATTGAATgtgaagagaggaaagaaggtgaaaagacagagaaaaaaagcacagCACATCAGCTCCTACCATCTCACCCCATGCCATCTGACCTACACAGCATGGATATAATTGGCTGGGACACTGGCCGTCACGCCAGCCTTTTCGACTTCCGCCCAGCCGTCGCCGGGGTCGTCCTTGATCAGCACAAAACGCTCGCCCTCCGTCATGGAATGCTCGGCTTCGCTCTGTGCCACGTAGTCGTACAGGGCTTCTACGTAtcgcagcttcttggcaCCTCGCTTGGGCGCCACCGCAGGGCCCTTCTTCCTCGAAGCGGCGGCTATTGATGATGTGGTTGACGTGGAATAAACAGAGGAAGGACGGGCCGATGCGGCGGGTGTTGATGGCGCAACGTTGAGATCGATATATGTCGCTGGTACGAGACCTTCCTTATAGCCATCGCGGACCTTGACCCAGCCAGTACCATCTGTAACACGCACATGTATCAGTTATCAGGGACtttcaaaagagagaagaattcGTTGGCACTCACCATCTGCTTCCAAGACCACCACTTCCTTGCCTTCTGCCACCGAtagctctccatctccaccgGCATCGAACTGATAAAGcatcttgcccttcttttcttccctctctgcAATGCCATTCGTGCTACCCGCTGGTGGTTGCGAGATATATGCCGTGGGAGGAGGCGCAATTACTCTGTTCCTCTTTGGGGGAGCCGCACCACCAACTGCAGCgactgcagcagctttggcggTTGCCGCAACAGGTGTGGTCGCCTTGGGTGGCGTTTCGGAAGGCGTGTCTTCTGATGGCGTCTGTGGTGCGGACACGACGGACTGCCGTAATGACTGTGAGCTTGCCGAGTTCATGGTATTGGATCGTGTGAGGTTGTCTTCGGAAACGtgcgctggagatgctgcatcAGGTGCGAGAAGCCTGTTAGTGGCAGCCTGGCGCTCTGCCTTGATCTTCTTTCGCTCTTCCTTATTCAGCTCGCCAGGGCAGTCCGCAGGCACCTTCATCTCGCACTTGCTGTGGCATGTATAACCGCAGTCTCGACAGTCAAATCCCTTTGCGCTCAAGCCCCAGATGCGATCTCCGCACAGGTCGCAGTTGGTTGGTATCTTGAAGGTTTGGCCCTTAAAGTTGTGATTTTTAGCCCCCAGCGTAACGTCACCAACTGCAGAGGTAATGGTGGTGGTTTCAACTTCAGCTGTAAGTCGCTTCTGGTCCACAGCAATGAGATTTTCTTGCAGAGCGAATAGTGCGCGGATAACTTCAActtcgtccttcttctctttgccttCTCGGACACGTTGCTTGAGCCGCTTAACGGTATCGACTTCTCTTCGTTGCTTGTCCACCTCTCTCcgcagctcagccagctgAGACTTGGACTTTGTTAGTACGTTGCGCAGGTAAATCTTGGCCGTCTCATCCACAATCATGAGGTCGTCATCGTGCCAGACGGGGCTGGCTTCAAAGACCTTGTCCGGCGGCTCATGGAAGGCGCCCATGTTGTGGCGCATATACATCATGGAATCCAGATGGGGCAGGTTGCGCTGGATTTCCTTGCCTTGGTGCTCGATGAGTCCGTTGCTCTGTTGAAGCATGGCAGTCTCCAGCCGAGTTGCTACGTCCCACAAAAAGTTGAGCTTTAAAGTTCTGAACTCGTTCAAATCTTGCATGCTATCCATGACCTCGGGGATGTACTCGTGGTAgtatttttccttttgcttgTTGGTGAcgttgatggcgatgagataGGTGTTTTTAGCATTGTTCATGTcaaagagctgctgttggtagGCGCTCTgtgccttggccttgtcggcATGCGATTCGGTCTTCTTGCGCTTGCTCTCGAGGTCCTGGCATGTGTTGTCGTATTTGCCTTTGACTTTGCGCAAATCGGCATAGCAGGCATCGCGGCCAGCTTCGAGCTTATCGGCATATTCGGAATGGCGCTTACGCAGCTCGTCGAATCGGGCGTTGTAGAACTTTAGGGGTTCGGCGACCTGGGAGATAAGGTTACTCGCATAGCGATCGTGCTCGGTGGCGCGGGATTCGAGGGTGGTGAGCTGAGTAGACCATGTGGTTAGGGAAGCACTATTGGCGCAGCATTGTCAGCGCCTTTTCACAACGTGTCATATCACGCCAAGCACAGCGTATATGCCGCactctccatctcttgtcGCCGGAATCTCTCGGGACTCACCTCTCAAGAGAGCCTGGAGTCAAGGTCGGGTTGTCGCCAACGCTCAGGTTGGAgattttcttgttcttcttctcaaagtacttcttggccagcgcatCGAGCTTTGCGCTGTATTCCTTTTCGATGGCGGCTCGCTCGCGGTAGAATTGCTGGATCTCGTCGAGCCAGGCGATTCCATTGCTGACCCAGGCGTTGGCGGATTTGAAGCCGTCCTAGAAACCGCAGAATTGGTCAGCATCGCGCCCAGAAGATGTATCACGATGGCGGCTCCAAGCAGCTCCAGCCTGGCCCCCGGCTGCTGTCTCCTGTTTGGCACCCTCGTTGCCCTGTATCCTTCTTCCACAGCTTCCACAGCTGCCACAGCCCCTCCATCACCAAACTCACACACGCACCTTGAGCTCTGCGCCAAAGGTAGGCGCAACGTCCacctcggccatggcgggagAAGCACAAAGACGCCTCACTGACACTGACGATGGTTCCGAATCGCGGCGCAAGTCATGCAATGCCGGCGTCTGTCCATGCACGGACAAGGCCACCAAAGCTGAGGGAGGCTAATGCTGGCAAGGCTCCAGCAACGTCGTCTCGCGAGTGGAAATGCAGCGACTGGCCGTTCCGGAAACgtggggaaaaagaaggccaGATGTGAGATGGTCTTCGGCAGGATGGGGGGAGACGACACACGCGGCGTTTGCGACTTTATTGGGGCGCAGCTTGGAGTTGGTCAGGCAACTGGGGCGGGCAGCTTTCAGGGGGCTGCGGCGCTAGCTGGCGGCGGTTGGGCCCTGCAACGTGCTGAGTACCCCGCCAAATCTTCAGCGCTTCCCGCTCGAGCTCGGCGGCGCTACGGCGAAATAGGCGGAGCTGGTGTCTCATAGACGATGCTACTgtaaaaatacatgtatataacaTTAAGGATACCTTGGGTTTTATATCCCATCGTCAAAGTGCTtaagagaaaggaagagcgagagatgcAAGATGCTGCAATACCGTGTGCATTCATAACTCTCAGCTAATCGTACATTGTGCAGGAAATATTCCCGGCTTATGTGCCCTCCATTCGCCACCTCCACGTAGACTACAGTGGGTATAATTCAGTGCTGCCGTTTGATGTCCAAGCTGCTGCATATCGCTATTTCAATGTAACCAAAGCTCTTCCTCCCGTGTCCCTTCAAGTTGACTTGAATCTCTTCTCTGacttttcccttcttttttatttcatcaCAATTGTTGTGCTTCTCGTTTCGTTCGTCATGTCAAATTCCAACCCTCAGCCCTTGTCAGCGCGTCTTCAGGTTAGATCCCGCAACTCGACTCGGTTCCACCGTATGGCTCTCGACCCAGCACGACACGCCGTCTGGCGTATCCCACCGCGCGGGCTCGATTGGGGTGATGTGGTACTTGTCGGGGCCCTGAGTAGGTGATTCTTGTAACAGTTGGATGCCCGCTTGCGTAGCTTGGAACAGACAATCCCGGTTGGCGTCTTGTAGCTCTTCGAAGACGCCGAGAACGGTGACCGCCGCGCCGTCTTGGTGGAGGATGATGTGGACACGACGGTCTCTATCGTGGGGCACTCGGTATGCCATTGAAGCTTCGAGTTGCTCTCTTTATGTTGTGGGCAAAGGCAGTCGTCTTGTGTTGCTTCGTGGGCGTTGCTTGAGCATGAGTATAGTGgttgtgatgatgatgatggtgattcTTGAGggttcttcatcttgagaGCTCAAGTTGCGGGAGGCACACGAGTGATCATCCTCGAATGCTCTATGACGTAGGGCACTACTCCAAACAAGTCCAATCTTAGATCTGTTCCTATCGATAACCGAATGATACCAGCAACGGTAGCTCTGCATAGCCCTCTTTGAGGAATCTTATGTGCACTACAGCGTAGATGCTCATCATACATAACGTTAGTTTGAAgtcatctttcttctgctgATTCCATCCTGCAATCTGATAGCTTGGGCTAATTCAGAGAATCGAGATCCGTGACGACATCAGCGCAAGCTAAATTTTGAGTTTCGGTTTGGAGTGTTTCCTGCTCGAGGCAACCCCTAAGGGTCTGTGGGGTAGCTTGCGCTTGAATCCCTAGGTACCAAGGAACTGCTAAATGATGCATTGCGTCTTGTCCAAGCTAAATCAAACAAGGGCCTTTGTTGTCTCGGTTCACTTCAACTTGGCAGAGCATATGGCGCCCCAATGTATTGTCCCGCTGCCGAGCCAGTTATCCACAAATAAGCAATGCGGATTGGTGCCCAACAAAGAGGGGCAGTTTCGACATATAATTCTTAGCGCCGCTATCCGGAAACAAAAGCTGTCTAAACAACACTTCAATCACTAATACACGCTGCAGTTACCCTGTAAACAGTCAATCGTAGTATCAAGGGCGCGCCTTGACTGGCTAGTCTATCCCTCAAGCCAATTGGAAGCCGCATGAAACCGCAGCCTCGCTCGTGTATTAAAACCACTTGTATACAGAGCTTCCCTCGATTATTGTCTATTTCCGGGCATCATAACCCAATTGGCATTCCGAGCTTGCTCCTTCTATAGCTTCAAACAGAGTAAGACAAATCCCTCGGCTGTACATTAGCGCGCAGCCTTCTGTCCCTCTCCCGAcgcaatgcaatgcaaccATCCTCCATGCATCCCCGTTTATCACTGCTTATGCCTTTCTTGAGCCGATACTGCACGTCAGCCCCTCTCAATACCCCGATACTTACTCTTGTCCTTTCTCTTGCTTACAGATCTCTCTCGCCTTTTGCGGAATACTATAAAACCCTCTATTGACCCCCCCACCATGGCCTCCAGGATCGCCACCCGTCGCTTGCTCTCGCCCTTTTCCCGAGCTCAATTCCAGCGACCTTCTTTTATCCGCACAATGGCCACTTCAGAAGTTCGCCGCGCGTATGAGTTTCTGGTCATCCTCCCAGACAAGCCTGGCCCCGAGGCGCGGAAGAGGCGTCTCGAAGTGAGAGCGTACGTACATACCTATTCCCTCGGTTATGCAAGTAAAATAAGTAGGTAGTCAACTGACTATGAGCAATACAGTCAGCACTTCAAAGACATGACTCCTACCCTTGAGGGAGGCAAGCTAAAAATGGGCGGTACGTAAATCTTTCGAATCTTCCTCGACTCTTCAACCTTGTACACGGGTGCTAATCAAATGTCAATGTACAGGTGCCATTCTGCATGACGTTCCTGTTAATGACGAAGCCGAAAACATGGATTTTGCTGGCTCCGTCATGATTTTGGTTGCAGAGTCTGCAGAGGAAGCTAAAAACATGCTCAAGGACGATATCTACGTCAAGGCAGATGTATGGGATTTTGAAAAGGTGAGAATGACTTTAGCTGTTCTTCATTGAAGCAATAGAGACTGACACTATACACCAATCAGACCCAAATCTATCCCCTAAAGTGCGGATTCAGATTCCCCTTACAATGAAGGAAAGCGAAGCATTATATAGATAGCAAGGGTCGTGATCGATTCATCTGATcaaacggaaaaaaaaaaaaaaagtaaatgcCATCAAAGCAGATTAATAGTGATGTATCCGATGTCCCCGTTGGC from Trichoderma atroviride chromosome 3, complete sequence encodes the following:
- a CDS encoding uncharacterized protein (EggNog:ENOG41), which codes for MTCSLGGAEEGLVQNIHTRIFRPSSRPRTKSTSIDSRPSYNSQVAETTSQRPAAALCPGGRTSSAASAPLSPGAPLSPSLQHIVELKVLCRHPKLQLGYISDLHATMSVAYEPRSFIHEGAYPPIGDEHDHAAEQRFTDSDVAEHLSHYTAEASMLPDDRGVMGDERDILVDDDAVVQEAAQLDLDTPEFSSPLQVALHAPPLPDPIHESKELPRTDMSSPSSRIKPIIKPEREVHKKSDGKFHCPLDDCKEELRAFSRKCEWNKHMDKHERPYRCPAEGCENLPGFTYSGGLLRHEREVHGKHGGPKNTVNCPHPNCKRHTGKGFSRQENLNEHLRRVHTNMDTSASPIEAAASPDDNESEKSGTKRKRRLSSQGGDELSDLREEIKRVREENERLKSEVDQQQEHSLSMMAQIAELQDALNHSLNPHGLGAPTAQMI
- a CDS encoding uncharacterized protein (BUSCO:EOG092D0T8J); the protein is MAEVDVAPTFGAELKDGFKSANAWVSNGIAWLDEIQQFYRERAAIEKEYSAKLDALAKKYFEKKNKKISNLSVGDNPTLTPGSLESASLTTWSTQLTTLESRATEHDRYASNLISQVAEPLKFYNARFDELRKRHSEYADKLEAGRDACYADLRKVKGKYDNTCQDLESKRKKTESHADKAKAQSAYQQQLFDMNNAKNTYLIAINVTNKQKEKYYHEYIPEVMDSMQDLNEFRTLKLNFLWDVATRLETAMLQQSNGLIEHQGKEIQRNLPHLDSMMYMRHNMGAFHEPPDKVFEASPVWHDDDLMIVDETAKIYLRNVLTKSKSQLAELRREVDKQRREVDTVKRLKQRVREGKEKKDEVEVIRALFALQENLIAVDQKRLTAEVETTTITSAVGDVTLGAKNHNFKGQTFKIPTNCDLCGDRIWGLSAKGFDCRDCGYTCHSKCEMKVPADCPGELNKEERKKIKAERQAATNRLLAPDAASPAHVSEDNLTRSNTMNSASSQSLRQSVVSAPQTPSEDTPSETPPKATTPVAATAKAAAVAAVGGAAPPKRNRVIAPPPTAYISQPPAGSTNGIAEREEKKGKMLYQFDAGGDGELSVAEGKEVVVLEADDGTGWVKVRDGYKEGLVPATYIDLNVAPSTPAASARPSSVYSTSTTSSIAAASRKKGPAVAPKRGAKKLRYVEALYDYVAQSEAEHSMTEGERFVLIKDDPGDGWAEVEKAGVTASVPANYIHAV
- a CDS encoding uncharacterized protein (EggNog:ENOG41), translated to MAYRVPHDRDRRVHIILHQDGAAVTVLGVFEELQDANRDCLFQATQAGIQLLQESPTQGPDKYHITPIEPARWDTPDGVSCWVESHTVEPSRVAGSNLKTR